From the genome of Plasmodium malariae genome assembly, chromosome: 9, one region includes:
- the PmUG01_09045600 gene encoding tudor staphylococcal nuclease, putative, whose protein sequence is MERLNGIVKQVISADTYVLTGAVKDGVAQERQISLACINCPKLFMKSQSVEKNEEPFAWESREFIRKMIIGKNVSFVVEYTYNNRTYCSVFFEGQNLSILLLEKGYANLVSNKNVKTNVYADLESYYTEAKERKIGIFSNNINYYVRDIVYSYNDKNENKKLYDSFLNRRMKCIVEHVRDGSNFRVFAECVENEKRDEEKNGNINAKTNSVNGPSTGLNNDLNNTNKKNNSSSSKRKKNGNYKKKMNEDDQKKEEKYLTMYYFSFYVCGIIVDMFKKEIVNNVETVKEELYAMETKKFVESRLLNRDIEIEIKHLDNNCNLYANVYYKLGNICTLLLKNGYAYINEYTIKYVDNAIEYKRALDEAIQLRKKKWINYTEKKVDFEKEYFTTVVEVLYGDVIIVDYKNEERRLYMASIKCEKHNTDLKLNTLCILAKDYLKSQIVGERVKIVTEYVRTPQSNSDGYIPQCSDDKGRMHFVTVYKLGKKKSNQNTRKESLSNIWEEEKNGKKVALGGSKLKGKKGVDGMRSVNGVSGINGVSEVNGIKSTKSGKNAKIKLGEKLLNGGVNKPEEEEYINLNEQLVSRGLARVISQRQEDEKASNYFHLQELEKEAEQKKVGRFNQHIDIIKINNISGSDNALRARSFENVLNKYNNLNACVDFIYGANRFKLHIPSQNLLINFILLGISVQKINLKDLGTIESNHKKVNEEYLNGDEIKKSKKEKIEYREIAIQAYKYTRKMLMQRNVQISIVTCDKGGNFIGILKYQNKDFSVHLLSLGYGVLNEIGLNNTNERNNYVKAAEEAKKHKRNIWSIEKTEDADNLLNVEKDLSAFDNIYYCSYVDDITNICIQLKSKQEQLKKLQDELNKNPDIDILSSYTLTEINKNSLVMAKYVDKCYYRAVVLQVNKSKKKAIVKYIDFGNEEELDFIDIKKLNDSFNLKNYIPFSIKVALAGLKIPAENKTDLIIYIKKFLLDKYLYVKFEKKENNTYYVVFYDYEQFTSNKNVKSVNEELVFNGICYVDNLSDTKIFEKLKREEALAKKNKLVIWSYGDIDYDDEN, encoded by the exons ATGGAAAGATTGAACGGAATTGTAAAGCAAGTCATATCAGCAGATACCTATGTTTTGACGGGGGCTGTAAAAG ATGGAGTAGCCCAGGAAAGACAGATAAGCTTAGCGTGCATTAACTGCCCGAAGTTATTTATGAAGAGTCAGAGTGTCGAAAAGAATGAGGAACCATTTGCATGGGAAAGTAGAGAGTTTATcagaaaaatgataattgGAAAAAATGTAAGTTTCGTAGttgaatatacatacaataatAGAACATATTGTAGTGTTTTTTTTGAAGGTCAAAACTTatctattttgttattaGAGAAAGGTTATGCTAATCTGgtttcaaataaaaatgtaaaaacaaATGTATATGCAGATTTAGAAAGTTATTATACGGAGgcaaaagaaagaaaaattggTATTTTTAGTAACAATATTAATTACTATGTCAGAGATATTGTTTACTCGTACAacgataaaaatgaaaacaaaaaattatatgattcTTTTTTGAATAGAAGAATGAAATGTATTGTAGAACATGTGAGGGATGGATCTAACTTTCGCGTATTTGCAGAGTGtgtagaaaatgaaaaaagggaTGAAGAGAAAAACGGTAATATTAATGCAAAAACGAATAGTGTTAATGGTCCAAGTACTGGTCTGAATAATGATctaaataatactaataaaaagaacaacagtagcagtagtaaaagaaaaaaaaatggcaactacaaaaaaaaaatgaatgagGATGATcagaaaaaggaagaaaagtACTTAACGATGtactatttttccttttatgtGTGTGGAATAATTGTTGATATgttcaaaaaagaaattgtaAATAATGTGGAAACAGTTAAAGAAGAATTATATGCTATGGAAACCAAAAAATTTGTAGAATCAAGACTATTAAATAGAGATATAGAGATAGAAATTAAACATCTTgataataattgtaatttatatgcaaatgtttattataagttaggaaatatatgtactttattattaaaaaatggatatgcttatataaatgagtatacaataaaatatgtagaCAACGCTATTGAATATAAAAGGGCATTAGATGAAGCTATACAActtagaaagaaaaaatggataaattatacagaaaaaaaggtAGATTTTGAAAAGGAATATTTTACAACCGTTGTTGAGGTTTTATATGGGGATGTTATTATTGTAGATTACAAGAATGAAGAGAGAAGATTATATATGGCTTCCATTAAATGTGAAAAACATAATACAGATTTAAAACTAAACACCTTGTGTATATTAGCAAAGGATTATTTGAAAAGTCAAATTGTTGGAGAGCGAGTTAAAATTGTTACAGAGTATGTTAGAACTCCACAAAGCAATAGTGATGGTTATATTCCTCAGTGCTCGGATGATAAGGGAAGAATGCATTTTGTCACTGTTTATAAattaggaaaaaagaaaagtaatcAAAATACCAGAAAAGAAAGCCTTTCAAATATATGGGAGGAGGAAAAGAATGGCAAAAAGGTTGCACTAGGTGGTAGCAAGTTGAAAGGTAAGAAAGGTGTCGATGGGATGAGAAGCGTTAATGGAGTGAGTGGAATAAACGGAGTTAGCGAAGTGAATGGGATAAAAAGCACAAAAAGTggaaaaaatgcaaaaatcaAACTGGGAGAGAAGCTACTAAATGGGGGAGTAAATAAACCAGAGGAGGAAGAATACATTAACCTAAATGAGCAACTAGTTTCAAGAGGATTAGCAAGAGTTATATCCCAACGACAGGAAGATGAAAAGGCAAGTAACTACTTCCATTTACAAGAATTAGAAAAAGAAGCTGAGCAAAAAAAAGTTGGGAGATTTAATCAGCATATTGATATTATTAAGATTAACAATATTAGTGGAAGTGACAATGCCTTAAGAGCTCGTTCTTTTGAAAATgtattaaacaaatataataatttaaatgcaTGTGTCGATTTTATATATGGGGCAAATAGATTTAAGTTACATATCCCTTCACaaaatttgttaataaaCTTTATTTTACTCGGTATAAGtgttcaaaaaataaacttgAAAGATTTAGGAACAATTGAAAGTAACCATAAAAAAGTGAAtgaagaatatttaaatggggatgaaataaaaaaaagtaaaaaggaaaagatagAGTATAGAGAAATAGCTATTCaagcatataaatatacgaGAAAAATGTTAATGCAAAGAAACGTACAAATTTCTATTGTAACATGTGACAAAGGAGGTAATTTTATAGGTATCCTTAAATATCAGAATAAAGATTTTTCTGTTCATTTACTTTCCTTAGGATATGGggttttaaatgaaataggtttaaataatacaaatgaaagaaataattatgtaaaagcAGCAGAAGAAGCTAAAAAACATAAACGAAATATATGGTCTATTGAAAAAACGGAAGATGCAGATAATTTACTAAATGTTGAAAAGGATTTATCCGCGTTTGATAATATTTACTATTGTTCTTATGTGGATGACATTAccaatatatgtattcaattaaaaagtaaacaagaacaattgaaaaaattacaagacgagttaaataaaaaccccgatatagatatattatcCTCATATACCTTaacagaaataaataaaaattctttaGTTATGGCAAAATACGTTGATAAATGTTATTACAGAGCTGTCGTTTTGCAggtaaataaaagtaaaaaaaaagctatagtaaaatatatcgATTTCGGAAATGAAGAAGAATTAGATTttattgatataaaaaaattaaatgatagttttaatttgaaaaattatattcctttttcaaTCAAAGTGGCCTTAGCAGGATTGAAAATCCCAGctgaaaataaaacagacctaataatttacataaagaAGTTTTTACTtgacaaatatttatacgtCAAATTtgagaaaaaggaaaataacaCCTATTACGTAGTCTTTTATGATTATGAGCAATTTACATCAAACAAGAATGTTAAAAGTGTAAATGAAGAATTAGTGTTCAATGGAATATGCTATGTTGACAATCTTAGTGatactaaaatatttgaaaaattaaaaagagagGAAGCCTTAGCGAAAAAGAACAAACTTGTCATCTGGTCTTATGGCGATATAGACTACGACGACGAAAATTGA